The proteins below are encoded in one region of Bacillus vallismortis:
- the dxr gene encoding 1-deoxy-D-xylulose-5-phosphate reductoisomerase has protein sequence MKNICLLGATGSIGEQTLDVLRTHQDQFQLVSMSFGKNIEKAVPMIETFQPKFVSVGDLDTYHQLKQVSFSFECQIGLGEEGLIEAAVFEEVDIVVNALLGSVGLVPTLKAIEQKKTIALANKETLVTAGHIVKEHAKKYDVPLLPVDSEHSAIFQALQGEQAKNIERLIITASGGSFRDKTREELESVTVEDALKHPNWSMGAKITIDSATMMNKGLEVIEAHWLFDIPYEQIDVILHKESIIHSMVEFHDKSVIAQLGTPDMRVPIQYALTYPDRSPLPNAKSLELWEIGSLHFEKADFDRFRCLQFAFESGKIGGTMPTVLNATNEVAVAAFLAGKIPFLAIEDCIEKALSRHQVMSKPSLADIQEVDKDTRGYVNSILT, from the coding sequence TTGAAAAATATTTGTCTTTTAGGAGCAACAGGGTCAATCGGCGAACAGACGCTCGATGTATTGCGTACGCATCAAGATCAATTTCAGCTGGTATCTATGTCGTTTGGCAAAAATATTGAGAAGGCTGTTCCGATGATAGAGACCTTTCAGCCGAAATTTGTCTCTGTCGGTGATCTGGATACATATCATCAATTAAAACAAGTATCTTTTTCTTTTGAATGCCAAATTGGGCTGGGAGAAGAAGGACTGATAGAAGCAGCGGTGTTCGAAGAGGTTGACATTGTTGTCAACGCTTTGCTCGGAAGCGTCGGCCTTGTCCCGACGTTAAAGGCAATTGAACAGAAAAAAACAATTGCGCTTGCAAATAAGGAAACTCTCGTCACTGCAGGGCATATAGTTAAAGAACATGCGAAGAAATATGATGTTCCGCTGCTGCCTGTCGACAGTGAGCACTCGGCGATTTTTCAAGCACTCCAAGGCGAACAGGCAAAAAATATTGAACGCCTCATCATTACGGCCTCCGGCGGAAGCTTTCGGGACAAGACGCGGGAGGAGCTCGAATCAGTAACAGTTGAGGACGCATTAAAACACCCGAATTGGTCAATGGGTGCAAAAATTACGATCGATTCGGCTACAATGATGAATAAGGGATTAGAGGTGATCGAGGCACATTGGCTTTTCGATATACCATATGAACAAATTGATGTCATTTTACATAAAGAGAGCATCATCCATTCAATGGTTGAGTTTCATGACAAAAGTGTGATCGCACAGCTTGGAACTCCCGATATGAGGGTTCCAATTCAATATGCCCTCACCTATCCGGATCGGTCGCCATTACCGAATGCGAAAAGTCTTGAATTATGGGAAATCGGCAGCCTTCATTTTGAGAAAGCTGATTTTGACAGGTTCCGCTGCTTACAATTTGCTTTTGAATCAGGTAAAATAGGAGGAACAATGCCGACAGTGCTAAATGCGACGAATGAAGTAGCTGTCGCTGCCTTTTTAGCAGGCAAGATACCGTTTTTGGCTATTGAAGACTGTATCGAAAAGGCACTATCCCGCCATCAGGTAATGAGCAAACCGAGCCTGGCGGACATTCAAGAAGTGGACAAAGATACCCGGGGATACGTCAACTCAATACTCACATAA
- the proS gene encoding proline--tRNA ligase, with translation MRQSLTLIPTLREVPADAEAKSHQLLLRAGFIRQNTSGVYSYMPLAYKVIQNIQQIVREEMEKIDAVEMLMPALQQAETWQESGRWYTYGPELMRLQDRHGREFALGATHEEVITSLVRDEVKSYKRLPLTLYQIQSKFRDEKRPRFGLLRGREFIMKDAYSFHASEDSLDETYQKMYEAYSNIFARCGINVRPVIADSGAMGGKDTHEFMALSAIGEDTIAYSDESQYAANIEMAEVLYQEVPSEEEPKALEKVHTPNVKTIEELTAFLQVSAEACMKSVLFKADDRFIIVLVRGDHEVNDIKVKNLLQAEVVELASHEEVIQQLGTEPGFVGPVGVKQDIEVYADLAVKSMVNAVAGANEGDHHYKNVNVNRDTNIKEFADLRFIQEGDPSPDGKGTIRFAEGIEVGQVFKLGTRYSEAMNATYLDENGRAQPMLMGCYGIGVSRTLSAIAEQHHDEKGLIWPKSVAPYDLHILALNMKNDGQRELSEKLYADLKAEGYGVLFDDRAERAGVKFADSDLIGLPIRITVGKRADEGIVEVKIRKTGESTEISVDELSAFISKQ, from the coding sequence ATGAGACAAAGTTTGACGCTTATTCCTACGCTCCGTGAAGTTCCAGCTGATGCCGAAGCAAAAAGTCATCAGCTTCTTCTGAGAGCAGGATTTATCAGACAGAATACGAGCGGGGTATACAGCTATATGCCTCTGGCATATAAAGTGATTCAAAACATTCAGCAGATTGTTCGTGAAGAAATGGAGAAAATTGATGCCGTGGAAATGCTTATGCCCGCATTGCAGCAGGCTGAAACATGGCAGGAATCAGGAAGATGGTATACGTATGGTCCTGAGCTGATGAGGCTACAAGACCGTCATGGCCGTGAATTTGCTTTAGGGGCAACGCATGAAGAAGTTATCACTTCACTTGTACGCGATGAGGTTAAATCTTATAAGCGTCTCCCTCTGACTCTTTATCAAATTCAATCTAAGTTCAGAGATGAAAAACGTCCTCGCTTCGGCCTGTTAAGAGGCCGCGAATTTATTATGAAGGATGCGTATTCTTTCCATGCATCTGAAGATAGCCTGGATGAAACGTATCAAAAAATGTACGAGGCCTATTCTAATATTTTCGCCCGCTGCGGGATTAATGTTAGGCCTGTTATCGCAGATTCAGGCGCAATGGGAGGAAAGGATACGCACGAGTTTATGGCGCTTTCTGCCATCGGAGAGGATACAATTGCGTATTCCGATGAATCACAGTATGCGGCTAATATCGAAATGGCTGAAGTTCTTTATCAAGAAGTCCCTTCTGAGGAAGAGCCTAAAGCTTTAGAGAAAGTCCACACGCCTAACGTGAAAACAATTGAAGAACTGACTGCGTTTTTACAGGTTTCCGCTGAAGCCTGCATGAAGTCAGTCCTATTTAAAGCAGACGATCGTTTCATCATAGTGCTTGTACGGGGCGACCATGAAGTTAACGATATTAAAGTGAAAAACTTGCTTCAAGCGGAAGTTGTGGAGCTTGCCTCACATGAAGAGGTTATTCAGCAGCTTGGAACAGAACCGGGCTTTGTCGGCCCTGTAGGTGTCAAACAAGATATTGAAGTATATGCTGATCTTGCGGTCAAATCTATGGTCAATGCTGTTGCCGGTGCAAATGAAGGAGATCATCATTATAAAAATGTCAATGTAAACCGTGACACGAACATTAAAGAGTTTGCTGATCTTCGTTTTATTCAAGAGGGAGACCCTTCACCAGATGGTAAAGGCACAATCCGTTTTGCAGAAGGAATTGAAGTCGGACAAGTCTTTAAGCTTGGAACACGCTATTCAGAAGCGATGAATGCGACATACCTAGATGAAAACGGCCGCGCGCAGCCAATGTTGATGGGCTGTTACGGTATCGGTGTGTCAAGAACGCTTTCTGCTATAGCTGAACAGCATCACGATGAAAAAGGATTAATATGGCCAAAAAGCGTTGCGCCGTATGATCTTCATATTCTTGCATTGAACATGAAAAACGATGGGCAAAGAGAGCTTTCTGAAAAGCTGTATGCCGATTTAAAAGCGGAAGGCTATGGAGTGCTCTTTGACGATCGTGCTGAGCGCGCCGGTGTAAAATTCGCTGATTCAGATCTTATCGGCCTTCCAATCCGCATCACAGTCGGAAAACGTGCGGACGAAGGAATTGTCGAAGTGAAAATCCGCAAAACAGGTGAGTCAACTGAGATTTCAGTAGACGAATTATCTGCATTTATCAGCAAGCAGTAA
- the rseP gene encoding RIP metalloprotease RseP, which translates to MFVNTVIAFIIIFGALVFFHELGHLLLAQRAGILCREFAIGFGPKIFSFKKNETVYTIRLLPVGGFVRMAGEDPEMIEVKPGYTVGLLFNKDDQVEKVIINQKEKYPDALVIEVETADLEHDMKITGYEQGKEDELSSFTVSETSFFIVDGEEVQIAPYNRQFGSKPVWQRIKAIAAGPIMNFILAYVILVMLGLIQGVPSNDPMLGQLTDNGRAAEAGLKEGDYIQSINGEKMRSWTDIVSAVKENPEKEMDVAVKRDNKTLHISVTPEAVKDENKKTIGRFGSYAPTEKGVLSAVAYGATSTVDVTKAILTNLSKLVTGQFKLDMLSGPVGIYDMTDQVAKTGLVNLFQFAAFLSINLGIVNLLPIPALDGGRLLFLFIEAIRGKPINREKEAFVVFIGVAFLMLLMLVVTWNDIQRLFL; encoded by the coding sequence ATGTTCGTGAATACAGTTATAGCGTTTATCATTATTTTCGGAGCGCTCGTTTTCTTCCATGAACTGGGCCATTTATTGCTAGCCCAAAGAGCGGGAATTCTCTGCCGTGAATTTGCGATCGGATTCGGTCCAAAGATTTTTTCTTTCAAAAAAAATGAAACAGTTTATACGATTAGGCTGCTACCGGTCGGCGGATTTGTCCGTATGGCCGGAGAAGATCCGGAAATGATTGAGGTAAAACCCGGTTACACGGTAGGGCTTTTGTTTAATAAAGACGATCAAGTTGAGAAAGTCATTATCAATCAAAAGGAAAAGTACCCGGATGCTCTAGTCATTGAAGTAGAAACTGCTGATTTAGAGCATGACATGAAGATTACTGGCTATGAACAGGGGAAAGAGGATGAACTTTCCAGCTTCACTGTCAGCGAAACATCCTTCTTCATTGTAGACGGAGAAGAAGTGCAAATTGCGCCGTATAATCGCCAATTTGGTTCCAAACCTGTGTGGCAGCGAATCAAAGCAATTGCTGCAGGGCCGATTATGAACTTTATTTTAGCTTACGTCATATTAGTGATGCTTGGGCTCATTCAAGGCGTACCTTCAAATGATCCTATGCTGGGACAGCTGACTGACAATGGGCGGGCAGCCGAAGCAGGGCTAAAAGAAGGAGATTATATTCAAAGCATTAACGGAGAGAAAATGAGGTCTTGGACGGACATTGTATCCGCTGTAAAGGAAAATCCGGAAAAAGAAATGGATGTTGCCGTAAAAAGAGATAACAAAACGCTTCATATTTCAGTGACTCCGGAAGCAGTGAAAGATGAGAACAAAAAAACTATCGGACGTTTCGGCTCCTATGCGCCGACTGAAAAAGGCGTTCTCTCAGCGGTTGCTTACGGCGCGACATCAACAGTTGATGTCACTAAAGCCATTTTAACCAACTTAAGCAAATTAGTAACTGGCCAATTCAAACTTGACATGCTGTCAGGTCCTGTCGGCATATATGACATGACAGACCAGGTGGCGAAAACAGGGTTAGTGAACTTATTCCAGTTTGCTGCGTTTTTAAGCATTAACCTTGGGATTGTCAACCTGCTTCCGATTCCGGCACTTGACGGTGGAAGACTGTTATTTCTCTTTATTGAAGCGATTCGGGGCAAACCGATTAACAGGGAAAAAGAAGCTTTTGTTGTGTTTATCGGGGTGGCTTTCCTAATGCTTCTTATGCTGGTTGTCACATGGAATGATATCCAGCGGCTGTTCTTGTAA
- the cdsA gene encoding phosphatidate cytidylyltransferase encodes MVDMKQRILTGVLAAIVFLFLVIVGKLPFTILVYVMGSVALFELLRMKKLRMVSLPGLIGLFLLWMFLLPSQYSFLEAHGISKMEIALFAVLLLLTYTVLVKNTFTFDEVGFITLAAIYIGMCFHYFIEIRNLDQYGLIYIFYACIVIWSTDSGAYFVGKALGKRKLWPEISPNKTVEGFAGGIVISLVLATIFQLVVHLPIPYIYLLLITLFLSIFGQLGDLVESALKRHYDVKDSGSILPGHGGILDRFDSFLFVMPFLYFLLALFS; translated from the coding sequence ATGGTGGACATGAAACAAAGAATTTTGACAGGTGTTCTGGCAGCAATTGTATTTTTATTTTTGGTTATTGTCGGGAAATTGCCGTTCACCATATTAGTTTATGTAATGGGCAGTGTAGCGCTTTTTGAACTTTTACGGATGAAAAAGCTGAGGATGGTTTCACTGCCGGGTTTGATCGGTCTTTTCTTATTATGGATGTTCTTATTGCCAAGCCAGTACTCGTTTTTAGAGGCGCACGGTATTTCAAAAATGGAAATCGCTTTGTTCGCGGTACTGCTTTTGCTGACTTACACAGTGTTGGTGAAAAACACCTTTACGTTTGATGAAGTCGGGTTTATTACGCTTGCAGCAATTTATATCGGAATGTGTTTTCATTATTTTATAGAAATCAGAAATCTTGACCAATATGGGTTAATATACATTTTCTACGCTTGTATTGTGATTTGGTCTACTGATTCCGGTGCATATTTTGTCGGAAAAGCGCTTGGTAAGCGAAAACTGTGGCCTGAAATCAGTCCGAATAAAACAGTGGAAGGATTCGCAGGCGGAATTGTCATCTCGCTTGTACTTGCGACGATTTTTCAACTTGTTGTACACCTTCCGATCCCGTATATCTATCTGCTGTTGATTACGCTGTTTTTATCTATTTTCGGACAGCTTGGAGATTTAGTGGAATCCGCCTTGAAAAGACATTACGATGTTAAGGATTCCGGGAGTATTCTTCCAGGGCATGGCGGTATCTTGGACCGTTTTGACAGTTTCTTGTTTGTCATGCCTTTCTTGTACTTTCTGCTTGCCCTTTTTTCATAA
- a CDS encoding PolC-type DNA polymerase III → MEQLSVNRRQFQILLQQINMTDDTFMTYFEDGEIKKLAIHKASKSWHFHFQFKSLLPFQIYDTLTTRLTQSFAHIAKVTSSIEVQDAEISESIVQDYWSRCIEELQGISPPIISLLNQQKPKLKGNKLIVKTKTDTEAAALKSKYSSMIQDGYRQFGFPDLQLDAEIFVSEQEVQKFREQKLAEDQERAMQALIEMEKKDKESDEDQMPSGPLVIGYQIKDNEEIRTLDSIMDEERRITVQGYVFDVETRELKSGRTLCIFKITDYTNSILIKMFAREKEDAALMKSLKKGMWVKARGSIQNDTFVRDLVMIANDVNEMKAKTREDSAPEGEKRVELHLHSPMSQMDAVTGIGKLVEQAKKWGHEAIALTDHAVVQSFPDAYSAAKKHGIKMIYGMEANLVDDGVPIAYNAAHRLLEEETYVVFDVETTGLSAVYDTIIELAAVKVKDGEIIDKFEAFANPHRPLSATIIELTGITDDMLRDAPDVVDVIRDFREWIGDDILVAHNASFDMGFLNVAYKRLLEVEKAKNPVIDTLELGRFLYPEFKNHRLNTLCKKFDIELTQHHRAIYDTEATAYLLLKMLKDAAEKGIQYHDELNENMGQSNAYQRSRPYHATLLAVNSTGLKNLFKLVSLSHIHYFYRVPRIPRSQLEKYREGLLIGSACDRGEVFEGMMQKSPEEVEDIASFYDYLEVQPPEVYRHLLELELVRDEKALKEIIANITKLGEKLNKPVVATGNVHYLNDEDKIYRKILISSQGGANPLNRHELPKVHFRTTDEMLEAFSFLGDEKAKEIVVANTQKVASMIDDIKPIKDDLYTPKIEGADEEIREMSYQRAKSIYGEELPDIVEARIEKELKSIIGHGFAVIYLISHKLVKRSLDDGYLVGSRGSVGSSLVATLTEITEVNPLPPHYVCSECQHSEFFNDGSVGSGFDLPDKLCPHCGTPLKKDGHDIPFETFLGFKGDKVPDIDLNFSGEYQPQAHNYTKVLFGEDNVYRAGTIGTVAEKTAYGYVKGYAGDHNLHMRGAEVDRLVQGCTGVKRTTGQHPGGIIVVPDYMDIYDFSPIQFPADATGSEWKTTHFDFHSIHDNLLKLDILGHDDPTVIRMLQDLSGIDPKTIPTDDPEVMKIFQGTESLGVTEEQIGCKTGTLGIPEFGTRFVRQMLEDTKPTTFSELVQISGLSHGTDVWLGNAQELIHNNICELSEVIGCRDDIMVYLIYQGLEPSLAFKIMEFVRKGKGLTPEWEEEMKNNNVPDWYIDSCKKIKYMFPKAHAAAYVLMAVRIAYFKVHHALLYYAAYFTVRADDFDIDTMIKGSTAIKAVMEDINGKGLDASPKEKNLLTVLELALEMCERGYSFQKVDLYRSSAAEFIIDGNSLIPPFNSIPGLGTNAALNIVKAREEGEFLSKEDLQKRGKVSKTILEYLDRHGCLESLPDQNQLSLF, encoded by the coding sequence ATGGAACAGTTATCAGTCAACAGAAGGCAGTTTCAAATTCTTCTGCAGCAGATTAATATGACAGATGATACCTTCATGACATATTTTGAAGATGGCGAGATTAAAAAGCTGGCGATACACAAAGCTTCAAAGTCTTGGCATTTTCATTTTCAATTTAAATCTTTGCTGCCTTTTCAAATATATGACACATTAACAACGAGGCTGACGCAATCGTTTGCCCACATAGCAAAAGTGACATCTTCAATCGAAGTGCAAGATGCCGAGATCAGTGAAAGTATTGTACAAGACTACTGGTCACGCTGCATTGAAGAACTGCAAGGCATTTCACCGCCGATTATCAGCCTATTAAACCAGCAAAAACCGAAACTGAAGGGCAATAAGCTGATTGTCAAAACAAAAACGGACACGGAAGCAGCTGCTCTTAAGAGCAAATATAGTTCCATGATTCAAGACGGCTACCGCCAATTTGGTTTCCCGGACCTTCAGCTTGATGCCGAAATCTTTGTATCCGAACAAGAAGTTCAAAAGTTTCGGGAGCAAAAGCTTGCGGAAGATCAAGAGCGAGCCATGCAGGCGCTGATTGAAATGGAGAAGAAAGATAAAGAAAGTGATGAAGACCAAATGCCATCCGGGCCTCTTGTTATCGGTTATCAAATTAAAGATAACGAAGAAATCCGGACACTTGACAGCATTATGGACGAAGAACGGAGAATTACGGTCCAAGGTTACGTGTTTGATGTGGAGACCCGAGAGCTGAAAAGCGGGCGCACGTTGTGTATCTTCAAAATTACAGACTACACAAATAGTATTTTAATCAAAATGTTTGCACGTGAAAAAGAAGATGCGGCACTGATGAAGTCTCTGAAAAAAGGTATGTGGGTAAAAGCACGCGGCAGCATTCAAAATGACACTTTTGTCAGAGATCTCGTTATGATCGCAAATGACGTGAACGAAATGAAAGCGAAAACCCGTGAAGATTCGGCTCCTGAAGGAGAAAAAAGAGTGGAATTGCACTTGCATTCCCCAATGAGCCAAATGGATGCTGTTACGGGTATCGGAAAACTCGTCGAACAGGCGAAAAAATGGGGTCATGAGGCCATCGCTTTGACGGACCATGCTGTCGTTCAATCCTTCCCTGATGCGTATTCCGCCGCTAAAAAGCATGGAATTAAAATGATTTATGGGATGGAAGCGAACCTCGTTGATGATGGCGTGCCAATCGCTTATAATGCTGCACATCGTTTGCTTGAGGAAGAAACATATGTTGTGTTTGACGTCGAGACGACTGGCCTATCTGCTGTATACGATACGATCATTGAGCTGGCTGCAGTAAAAGTAAAAGACGGAGAAATTATTGACAAATTTGAGGCGTTTGCGAACCCGCATCGTCCGCTTTCAGCCACAATCATAGAGCTGACCGGCATCACCGATGATATGCTTCGCGACGCTCCAGACGTCGTAGATGTCATAAGAGATTTCAGAGAATGGATCGGCGATGATATCCTTGTCGCCCATAATGCGAGTTTTGATATGGGATTCTTAAACGTAGCTTATAAAAGGCTTCTTGAAGTCGAAAAAGCTAAAAACCCAGTCATTGATACGCTTGAGCTTGGCCGTTTTCTCTATCCTGAATTTAAGAACCACCGTTTGAACACACTTTGTAAAAAGTTTGATATCGAACTCACACAGCATCACCGTGCGATCTACGATACTGAAGCCACTGCTTATTTGCTCCTGAAAATGCTGAAGGACGCAGCTGAAAAAGGCATTCAGTACCATGATGAGCTGAATGAAAATATGGGGCAGTCCAACGCTTATCAAAGATCGAGGCCTTATCACGCAACATTACTTGCTGTGAATAGCACGGGGCTTAAAAATTTATTTAAGCTTGTGTCACTTTCACATATTCATTATTTTTACAGAGTGCCTCGTATCCCAAGATCTCAGCTTGAGAAATACAGGGAAGGACTTCTCATCGGTTCAGCCTGTGACAGGGGAGAGGTTTTTGAAGGCATGATGCAAAAATCGCCTGAAGAGGTGGAAGATATCGCGTCATTCTACGATTATCTTGAGGTCCAGCCGCCGGAAGTATACCGTCACTTGCTGGAGCTTGAACTGGTGCGCGATGAAAAAGCGCTGAAAGAAATTATTGCCAATATCACGAAACTGGGTGAAAAGCTTAATAAACCGGTTGTGGCTACGGGGAATGTTCATTACTTGAATGATGAGGATAAAATCTACAGGAAGATCTTAATTTCCTCCCAAGGCGGGGCTAATCCGCTGAACAGGCATGAACTGCCGAAAGTGCATTTCAGAACGACAGACGAAATGCTTGAAGCATTTTCATTCTTAGGTGACGAAAAAGCGAAAGAAATCGTTGTCGCCAATACCCAAAAGGTTGCTTCTATGATCGATGACATCAAGCCGATTAAAGACGATTTGTACACACCGAAAATCGAAGGCGCTGATGAAGAGATCAGAGAAATGAGCTATCAGCGTGCTAAAAGCATTTACGGAGAAGAGCTGCCTGACATTGTGGAAGCGCGGATTGAAAAAGAATTAAAGAGTATCATTGGCCACGGCTTCGCTGTTATTTATTTGATCTCTCATAAACTTGTAAAGCGTTCATTGGATGACGGATATCTCGTAGGTTCCCGTGGTTCCGTAGGCTCCTCATTGGTTGCGACGCTTACTGAGATCACTGAGGTCAACCCGCTGCCGCCGCATTATGTATGCTCTGAGTGCCAGCATTCTGAGTTCTTTAATGACGGGTCTGTCGGTTCGGGTTTTGACCTGCCTGATAAGCTCTGTCCTCATTGCGGAACGCCTCTGAAAAAAGACGGCCATGATATTCCGTTTGAAACGTTCTTAGGTTTTAAAGGGGACAAAGTACCCGATATCGATTTGAACTTCTCAGGGGAATATCAGCCGCAAGCACACAATTACACAAAAGTATTGTTCGGAGAGGACAACGTATATCGAGCGGGAACGATAGGAACCGTTGCAGAAAAAACAGCTTACGGATATGTAAAAGGCTACGCCGGAGACCATAATCTTCATATGCGCGGGGCCGAAGTAGATCGGCTCGTACAGGGATGTACAGGTGTCAAACGGACGACTGGACAGCACCCTGGGGGTATTATCGTAGTTCCGGATTATATGGATATTTATGATTTTTCACCAATTCAGTTCCCGGCAGATGCCACAGGTTCAGAGTGGAAAACGACGCACTTTGATTTCCATTCCATCCATGACAACCTGTTAAAGCTGGATATTCTCGGACACGATGACCCGACCGTCATTCGGATGCTACAAGACTTAAGCGGAATCGATCCGAAAACCATTCCAACTGATGATCCTGAAGTAATGAAGATCTTCCAGGGAACCGAATCACTCGGTGTTACAGAAGAACAGATTGGCTGTAAAACAGGTACTCTTGGAATCCCTGAATTCGGAACCCGATTTGTGCGGCAGATGCTTGAAGATACAAAGCCGACAACTTTTTCCGAGCTCGTTCAGATTTCAGGCTTGTCTCACGGAACTGATGTATGGCTCGGCAATGCGCAGGAACTCATCCACAATAATATCTGCGAGCTGAGTGAAGTGATCGGCTGCCGTGATGACATTATGGTTTATTTAATCTATCAAGGCCTTGAGCCGTCCCTTGCTTTTAAAATCATGGAATTTGTGCGTAAAGGAAAAGGATTAACGCCTGAATGGGAAGAAGAAATGAAAAATAACAATGTCCCGGACTGGTATATTGATTCTTGTAAAAAGATTAAATACATGTTCCCGAAAGCCCATGCCGCGGCTTATGTATTAATGGCGGTCCGTATCGCTTACTTTAAAGTGCATCACGCACTATTGTATTATGCGGCTTATTTTACTGTTCGTGCAGACGACTTTGATATCGATACGATGATTAAAGGCTCTACAGCAATCAAAGCCGTAATGGAGGACATTAACGGTAAAGGACTTGATGCTTCACCGAAGGAAAAAAACCTTCTCACTGTGTTAGAACTAGCGCTTGAAATGTGTGAGAGGGGTTATTCATTCCAAAAAGTCGACTTATATCGCTCCAGCGCTGCTGAGTTTATCATAGACGGCAATAGCCTGATCCCGCCGTTTAACTCCATTCCAGGACTAGGGACGAACGCAGCTCTGAATATTGTAAAGGCTCGTGAAGAAGGCGAATTCCTCTCTAAAGAAGATTTGCAAAAAAGAGGGAAAGTGTCCAAAACGATTTTAGAGTATTTAGATCGCCATGGCTGTCTGGAATCACTGCCTGATCAAAACCAATTGTCACTGTTTTAA
- the frr gene encoding ribosome recycling factor, translating to MSKEVLTQTKEKMEKAIAAYQRELATVRAGRANPSLLDKVTVEYYGAQTPLNQLSSINVPEARMLVVTPYDKTAIGDIEKAILKADLGVTPTSDGNMIRIAIPALTEERRKELVKVVKKYAEEAKVAVRNVRRDANDDLKKLEKNGDITEDELRASTEDVQKLTDEYVSKIDSVTKDKEKEIMEV from the coding sequence GTGTCAAAAGAAGTCTTAACTCAAACAAAAGAAAAAATGGAAAAAGCAATTGCTGCTTATCAGCGCGAATTGGCTACTGTACGTGCAGGCCGTGCCAATCCATCTTTGCTAGATAAAGTAACGGTAGAATATTACGGAGCACAGACACCTTTAAATCAGCTGTCTTCTATTAACGTGCCTGAAGCTCGTATGCTTGTGGTAACGCCTTATGACAAAACAGCTATCGGTGATATTGAAAAAGCGATTTTAAAAGCTGACTTAGGCGTAACGCCGACAAGTGACGGAAATATGATTCGAATTGCGATTCCTGCATTAACAGAAGAAAGACGTAAGGAATTAGTGAAAGTTGTAAAAAAATATGCTGAAGAGGCGAAAGTAGCTGTCCGTAACGTTCGCCGTGATGCTAACGATGATCTCAAAAAACTTGAGAAAAACGGAGACATTACTGAGGATGAACTGCGTGCTTCCACTGAAGACGTTCAAAAACTGACAGATGAATATGTGTCAAAAATTGACAGTGTCACAAAAGACAAAGAAAAAGAAATCATGGAAGTTTAA
- a CDS encoding isoprenyl transferase, producing MLNILKNWKNQQTAASNLERYTKEDILKGEIPEHIAIIMDGNGRWAKKRSLPRIAGHHEGMKVVKRTTKLANELGVKVLTLYAFSTENWKRPKMEVDFLMKLPEEFLNTYLPELVEENVQVRIIGDETALPAHTLRAIEKAVQDTAQNDGMILNFALNYGGRTEIVTAAKSLAEKVKDGSLHIEDIDESLFANYLMTESLQDPELLIRTSGEIRLSNFMLWQVAYSEFVFTDVLWPDFKEDHFLKALGEYQQRGRRFGGI from the coding sequence ATGCTCAACATACTCAAAAATTGGAAGAATCAGCAAACTGCGGCTTCCAACTTAGAACGTTATACAAAAGAAGACATACTTAAGGGAGAAATTCCCGAACACATTGCCATTATCATGGATGGAAATGGCCGTTGGGCTAAAAAACGCTCTCTTCCCCGAATTGCAGGTCACCATGAAGGGATGAAGGTGGTAAAAAGGACAACGAAGCTTGCGAACGAACTTGGTGTCAAAGTACTGACTTTGTATGCATTTTCAACGGAAAACTGGAAGAGGCCGAAAATGGAAGTCGATTTTTTAATGAAGCTTCCTGAAGAATTTTTAAATACGTATCTCCCAGAGCTAGTTGAGGAAAATGTACAGGTCCGGATTATAGGGGATGAAACGGCTTTGCCGGCGCACACATTACGTGCGATTGAAAAGGCTGTACAGGATACGGCGCAAAATGATGGGATGATCCTTAATTTTGCTCTCAATTATGGTGGTCGTACCGAAATTGTCACTGCTGCAAAATCGCTTGCGGAAAAAGTGAAGGACGGGTCTTTGCACATTGAAGATATTGATGAATCACTTTTTGCTAATTACTTAATGACTGAATCTTTGCAGGATCCTGAACTTTTAATTCGGACGAGCGGCGAGATTAGACTGAGCAATTTTATGCTATGGCAGGTTGCCTACAGCGAATTTGTGTTTACTGACGTCCTGTGGCCTGACTTTAAGGAAGATCACTTCTTAAAGGCGTTAGGAGAGTATCAGCAGAGGGGCCGGAGGTTTGGCGGAATTTAG